The following are from one region of the Arachis duranensis cultivar V14167 chromosome 10, aradu.V14167.gnm2.J7QH, whole genome shotgun sequence genome:
- the LOC107469899 gene encoding uncharacterized protein LOC107469899 → MDPNGNEQFKRILGSNTASTPDFYGRSINYLKTLEIKIPFAEALKQIPSYAKFMKVILSHKKDWREVETVLLTEQCSVVILKNLPEKLQDLRSFMIPCTIGDACIRTALCVLGASINLMLISLIKKLCLTQEVKPTRICLQLADGFIKFPIGVVEDMIVWVSPFAFPKDFMVLEMDEHKSASLILGRPFLATGQTLIDFLKGEVTLRVNKDEFALNVVNAI, encoded by the exons ATGGACCCAAATGGGAATGAACAGTTCAAAAGAATATTGGGATCCAATACGGCCTCcactcctgacttctatggaagaagtatcA actatctcaaGACACTAGAAATCAAGATTCCTTTTGCAGAGGCTCTTAAAcagataccttcttatgctaagtttatGAAAGTCATATTAAGTCacaagaaggattggagagaggtAGAAACAGTCCTCCTCACTGAACAATGCAGTGTAGTAATTCTGAAAAACTTACCAGAGAAACTTCAAGATCTTAGgagcttcatgataccatgcaccATAGGGGATGCCTGCATAAGAACAGCCCTATGTGTtcttggagcaagcattaaCCTAATGCTTATATCATTAATAAAGAAGCTCTGCTTGACTCAAGAAGTCAAGCCAACCCGAATATGCCTTCAGTTAGCTGATGGCTTTATCAAGTTTCCAATAGGTGTGGTGGAAGACATGATTGTCTGGGTTAGCCCATTTGCTTTCCCCAAAGATTTTATGGTGCTAGAAATGGATGAGCACAAAAGTGCATCCCTCATtttaggaagacccttcctagccacggGACAGACCCTCATTGACTTTctaaaaggggaagtaaccctgagagtcaataagGATGAATTCGCGCTGAATGTTGTTAACGCTATatag